In Fibrobacter sp., one DNA window encodes the following:
- a CDS encoding SDR family oxidoreductase, which translates to MKSFENKVVVVTGGAHGIGRTIVQEFEKEGAKVAYIDIRENPSYIGDISKKETLEDFAKFVLGKYDHVDVLVNNALPLMKGLDECSYEEFNYALAVGVSAPFYLTKLFSKHFAPGASIINISSSRDRMSQPQTESYTAAKGGIAALTHALAVSLSGKVRVNSISPGWIDTDFAEYEGPDATQQPAGRVGNPLDISNMVLYLASDKAGFITGENICIDGGMTRQMIYHNDCGWKLEN; encoded by the coding sequence ATGAAGTCCTTTGAAAATAAAGTCGTTGTAGTTACCGGTGGCGCCCATGGGATTGGCCGCACTATTGTCCAGGAATTTGAAAAAGAAGGTGCGAAGGTCGCGTATATCGACATTCGTGAAAATCCGAGCTACATCGGGGATATTTCCAAAAAGGAAACTCTTGAGGATTTTGCAAAGTTCGTGCTTGGGAAATATGACCATGTGGATGTTTTGGTGAACAACGCTTTGCCACTGATGAAGGGCTTAGATGAATGCTCCTATGAAGAGTTCAACTACGCTTTGGCTGTTGGTGTTTCCGCCCCTTTCTATTTGACTAAACTGTTCTCAAAGCACTTTGCCCCAGGAGCAAGTATCATCAATATTTCTTCGTCCAGAGATCGTATGAGTCAGCCGCAAACAGAAAGCTATACGGCGGCTAAAGGTGGCATTGCTGCGTTGACTCACGCTCTTGCAGTTAGCTTGTCTGGAAAAGTTCGAGTAAATTCTATTTCTCCGGGATGGATTGATACGGATTTTGCTGAATATGAGGGCCCTGATGCGACGCAACAACCTGCAGGTCGTGTTGGCAATCCGTTGGATATTTCCAATATGGTGCTGTACTTGGCTTCGGATAAGGCTGGCTTCATTACAGGTGAAAACATCTGCATTGACGGTGGCATGACACGTCAAATGATCTACCATAATGATTGCGGATGGAAGTTGGAGAACTAA
- the fliB gene encoding flagellin lysine-N-methylase translates to MLLRIPNFYDKFTCIANRCTDNCCIGWEIDVDEDTLDYYKSIVCKEKCGSAKKDYIQKFLENIEDGHIKLTKDERCPFLMENGLCDTICHLGVDGTDSDENGRNVLGNICREHPRFVEVYGDIMEKGVGLCCEEAVRLLLEEPIGEKSLQFVEREIDDEPDTLPEDAEEARDAIFAEREHIFELLADRNKPLKERLTEVLDYAVETSGIDFEETDESVSLSDQAIKQTWIEILGEGESYGPAWNKAFEGMVREGWVADDDHNNKPMFSDEDGEKIIAYLIFRYYAKSLFDGDSLTKVQFAIFFWIILQRFGHILGECGSVTPKINAIKLLSKQTEYSEEIMEILADNFFQNPAFSIEQFRRILRNEI, encoded by the coding sequence ATGTTACTCCGCATCCCAAATTTTTATGATAAATTCACTTGCATCGCCAACCGTTGTACAGACAACTGCTGTATCGGCTGGGAAATTGACGTAGACGAAGATACTTTGGACTACTACAAGAGTATTGTCTGCAAAGAAAAATGCGGATCCGCCAAGAAGGATTACATACAAAAGTTCCTTGAAAATATCGAAGATGGACACATTAAGCTCACCAAAGACGAACGTTGTCCTTTCTTGATGGAGAACGGCCTTTGCGACACCATTTGTCATTTAGGCGTAGACGGTACCGACAGCGATGAAAACGGCAGAAATGTTCTGGGAAACATTTGCAGAGAACACCCGCGCTTTGTTGAAGTCTACGGTGACATTATGGAAAAGGGCGTAGGCCTTTGCTGTGAAGAAGCCGTGCGATTGCTATTAGAAGAACCCATAGGCGAAAAGAGTTTACAGTTCGTAGAACGTGAAATTGACGACGAGCCAGACACACTGCCGGAAGACGCCGAAGAAGCCCGAGATGCAATCTTTGCAGAACGCGAACATATTTTTGAATTGCTGGCAGATCGAAACAAACCTTTAAAAGAAAGATTGACCGAAGTTCTTGATTACGCTGTTGAAACTTCCGGAATTGATTTCGAGGAAACGGACGAATCTGTAAGCCTCAGCGATCAGGCCATCAAACAAACGTGGATTGAAATTCTCGGCGAAGGAGAAAGCTACGGTCCCGCTTGGAACAAAGCTTTTGAAGGAATGGTTCGCGAAGGTTGGGTTGCCGACGACGACCACAACAATAAGCCTATGTTCTCCGACGAAGACGGCGAAAAGATTATCGCCTACTTGATTTTCCGTTACTACGCCAAGAGTCTTTTTGACGGAGACAGCCTCACCAAAGTGCAATTCGCCATTTTCTTCTGGATTATCCTGCAACGATTCGGCCATATTCTTGGAGAGTGTGGTTCTGTCACTCCCAAAATCAACGCCATCAAGCTGCTGAGCAAGCAGACTGAATACTCAGAAGAAATCATGGAAATCCTTGCTGATAATTTCTTCCAGAATCCAGCATTCAGCATAGAGCAGTTCCGCCGTATTCTCCGCAATGAAATTTAA
- a CDS encoding ABC transporter permease subunit, giving the protein MILHVFKHELRLIFREPRFWIPFVIPPVILAASQGIAVSRYGGQVMLGMEGYMMLLLGCLMAPMGAPLAADSFAGERERNSLELLQLSPVKPADLFWGKLLAVLPFPLIFALIGQGAYWIAHSDISLEMGAAAMLGAASASLLVNAFSLFLSLKAKTVRSATQGTLFFIVPLLLIVQFCYEPFLDGIFIPAVTLVASLFICAAVTVVGMRKFVNL; this is encoded by the coding sequence ATGATTCTTCACGTTTTTAAACATGAACTGCGATTGATTTTCCGGGAGCCCCGCTTTTGGATTCCCTTCGTGATTCCGCCGGTGATTCTGGCTGCCTCTCAGGGAATTGCTGTTTCTCGCTATGGCGGGCAAGTGATGCTGGGCATGGAAGGCTACATGATGCTTCTTTTGGGTTGTCTCATGGCGCCTATGGGAGCGCCCCTTGCTGCCGATAGCTTTGCTGGTGAACGTGAAAGAAATTCTTTGGAGCTGCTGCAACTTTCTCCAGTGAAACCTGCGGATTTGTTCTGGGGAAAATTGTTGGCGGTATTGCCGTTCCCTCTTATCTTTGCTTTAATTGGCCAAGGTGCCTACTGGATCGCTCATTCGGACATTTCTCTGGAAATGGGTGCTGCCGCTATGCTTGGCGCAGCATCTGCAAGCTTGTTGGTGAATGCCTTTTCTTTGTTTCTTTCTTTGAAAGCCAAGACAGTTCGCTCTGCAACCCAGGGAACTTTGTTCTTTATCGTTCCTTTGCTGCTGATTGTACAATTCTGTTACGAGCCCTTCCTTGATGGAATCTTTATTCCTGCGGTAACATTGGTTGCATCGTTGTTTATTTGCGCTGCAGTGACTGTTGTAGGAATGAGAAAGTTTGTCAATTTGTAA